A stretch of Lathyrus oleraceus cultivar Zhongwan6 chromosome 6, CAAS_Psat_ZW6_1.0, whole genome shotgun sequence DNA encodes these proteins:
- the LOC127095680 gene encoding uncharacterized protein LOC127095680 — protein MSVVNGVDTLKVKSSYDENDKKRILNEKKAINSLQSALSMDEFFRISQCKSEKEICDTLVETHKGTAEVKRSILNTLSQEYEMFRMQPGESIVALQKIFVHLTYHLIALGKTFINDHLNLKVLRSLTREWKPKLTAISGKKSLSSMTSTSLFRKLQEHELKLGRLEHESQEKESKGIALKVDSKEDKDDGAPKEDENFILLVKRICNLFSKNDKPFCAKRNKHFKKNEASTSTQEVTCYECGKQGHIKPDCLKLSKKGSFKGKKDFKNKKAYVAWEENDISSSSGSESDECANLALKASHHSDDEEMRYEKGKIGLEGVLSQQRYSNDKSGLGYSKFSKPRSRKTIFVKANDQPTKEKVNKAKNVHHYPKRKIFSKKKSYVPTYRSNFEPTCFYYGIIGHTPNACYVFLKTTLNLWYLDSRCSKHMMGDINKFANQALKGKVKCLMVNNNESWLWHKRFAHIHMEHLNKLIKHDLVIGFPKIKFVKARLCDACQKGKQTKSTFISKNVVSTIRPLQLLHMDLFGPSRTRSL, from the exons ATGAGTGTGGTCAATGGTGTTGACACTCTAAAGGTTAAAAGTTCTTATGATGAAAACGATAAGAAAAGAATACTTAATGAAAAGAAAGCTATCAATAGTCTTCAAAGTGCATTAAGTATGGatgagttcttccgcatatctcaatgtaaatcggaAAAAGAAATATGTGACACTTTGGTGGAGACTCACAAAGGAACCGCTGAAGTTAAAAGATCCATATTAAACACATTGAGTCAAGAATATGAAATGTTCAGAATGCAGCCCGGAGAATCCATTGTTGCATTACAGAAAATATTTGTTCACTTGACGTATCATTTAATTGCTCTCGGAAAAACATTTATAAATGATCATCTCAACCTTAAAGTGCTAAGATCCTTGACTAGAGAATGGAAACCAAAACTAACGGCCATATCGGGGAAGAAAAGTCTTTCCAGTATGACATCAACATCATTATTCAGAAAACTCCAAGAACATGAACTTAAACTTGGAAGACTTGAGCATGAAAGTCAAGAAAAGGAATCCAAAGGAATTGCTTTAAAAGTAGATTCAAAGGAAGATAAAGATGATGGTGCACCAAAAGAAGATGAAAATTTCATACTCCTTGTTAAAAGGATTTGTAATCTTTTTAGTAAAAATGACAAACCCTTTTGTGCAAAAAGAAATAAACATTTCAAGAAAAATGAGGCTTCCACATCTACACAAGAAGTCacatgttatgaatgtggaaagcaaggtcaTATAAAGCCGGATTGTCTGAAACTCTCCAAGAAAGGTAGCTTTAAAggcaagaaggatttcaagaatAAAAAGGCGTATGTTGCATGGGAAGAGAATGATATAAGTTCTTCATCCGGATCGGAAAGCGACGAATGTGCAAATCTAGCATTAAAGGCTTCACatcattccgatgatgaagaGATGAG GTATGAGAAAGGAAAAATTGGGTTGGAAGGTGTCCTTAGCCAACAAAGATATTCcaatgacaaaagtggacttggttattCAAAGTTTTCCAAACCAAGGTCTAGAAAAACTATCTTTGTTAAAGCTAATGACCAACCAACTAAAGAGAAAGTGAACAAGGCAAAAAATGTTCATCACTATCctaaaagaaaaatattttctaaaaagAAATCTTATGTTCCTACATATAGAAGCAATTTTgaacctacttgtttttattACGGAATaattggccatacacctaatgcaTGCTAT GTATTCTTGAAAACCACATTAAACCTTTGGTATCTTGATAGTAGGTGTTCCAAGCATATGATGGGAGACATTAACAAATTTGCAAATCAAGCATTGAAGGGAAAG GTAAAATGTCTCATGGTGAACAATAATGAGTCATGGCTTTGGCATAAAAGATTCGcacatattcatatggaacatttgaATAAGCTTATAAAGCATGATCTTGTTATTGGATTTCCTAAGATAAAATTCGTCAAAGCTAGGCTAtgtgatgcatgtcaaaagggaaaaCAAACTAAATCAACTTTCATATcaaagaatgtggtgtccactaTAAGGCCACTACaactgttgcatatggacttatttggtccatcaagaacaagaagcttaTGA
- the LOC127095681 gene encoding secreted RxLR effector protein 161-like: MGKMIYFLGLQIKQLKDGIFINQSKYYKEFLKRFDMDSCKALSTPLGFRSYVDQDESVVSIDIKKYRGMIGSLLYLTTSRPDIMFSVCLCARFQDNPKESHLIAVKRIMKYLKGTTNVGLWYPKGGICNLVGYSDADYAGSKINRKSTSGKSHILGNALVSWACRK; this comes from the coding sequence ATGGGTAAGATGATTTATTTTCTCGGACTCCAAATTAAGCAACTGAAGGATGGGatcttcatcaaccaatcaaagtacTACAAAGAGTTCCTGAAAAGATTTGACATGGATAGTTGCAAGGCATTGTCTACTCCATTGGGATTCAGAtcttatgttgatcaagatgaatcagTTGTTTCAATTGACATCAAaaagtatcgaggtatgattggttccttACTCTATTTGACGACAAGTCGTCCTGATATAATGTTCAGTGTGTGTCTTTGTGCACGCTTTCAAGACAATCCAAAGGAATCACATCTCATCGCTGTTAAAAggatcatgaagtatctcaaaggaacaacaAATGTCGGCCTATGGTATCCAAAAGGTGGTATTTGCAATTTAGTTGGTTATTCTGATGCTGATTATGCAGGAAGTAAAATTAATCGAAAAAGCACTAGTGGTAAATCTCACATCCTTGGAAATGCATTAGTATCATGGGCTTGCAGGAAATAA
- the LOC127092586 gene encoding monothiol glutaredoxin-S11, protein MEKVMRLATEKGVVIFTKSSCCMCYAVNILFQDIGVYPVIHEIDKDPEGKEMEKAITKLGCNAPVPAVFIGGKLVGSTNEVMSLHLRGSLIPLLRPYRF, encoded by the coding sequence ATGGAGAAGGTGATGAGGTTGGCTACAGAAAAGGGAGTGGTGATTTTCACAAAGAGCTCTTGTTGCATGTGTTATGCAGTGAACATTTTGTTTCAAGACATTGGAGTGTATCCTGTGATTCATGAAATTGACAAAGACCCTGAAGGGAAGGAAATGGAGAAAGCTATAACAAAGTTGGGTTGTAATGCGCCTGTTCCTGCAGTGTTCATAGGAGGAAAGCTTGTGGGTTCTACCAATGAAGTTATGTCCCTTCACCTAAGGGGTTCACTCATTCCACTTCTCAGGCCATATCGATTTTAA